In Parasphingorhabdus halotolerans, a single window of DNA contains:
- a CDS encoding P-II family nitrogen regulator produces MKFIIAIIKPFKLDDVREALTAVGISGMTVTEVKGFGRQKGQTEVYRGAEYTTNMVPKLKLEIACSSDLAPQAIEAIQSAAGTESIGDGKIFTIGMEDAVRIRTGETGDVAI; encoded by the coding sequence ATGAAATTTATCATAGCCATAATTAAGCCGTTCAAGCTCGACGATGTTCGTGAAGCGCTGACGGCAGTTGGCATTTCTGGCATGACAGTGACGGAAGTGAAAGGATTTGGTCGGCAAAAAGGCCAGACCGAAGTCTATCGCGGCGCGGAATATACCACCAACATGGTTCCAAAGCTGAAACTGGAAATTGCCTGCAGCAGCGATTTGGCTCCGCAAGCTATTGAAGCAATCCAGAGCGCGGCTGGTACGGAATCTATCGGCGACGGCAAGATTTTCACCATTGGCATGGAAGACGCCGTGCGTATTCGCACCGGCGAAACTGGCGATGTCGCCATTTAG
- a CDS encoding patatin-like phospholipase family protein: MTNPLKLSLALGGGAGLGWTHIGVLRALEASPIEIAAISGTSIGAIAGASYAAGKLDYLEETARTANFRTLLRFMDPHFKRGAVMGARNIEKELDAQLGHLNFEDLAIPVAAVAADLRTGDTIIMKTGKLVPAIRASMSLPGIFKPVEHDGRLLVDGGTALPVPVSPARELAPNALCLSVNLQDDFINRVEMAGITPAGGKEPNSIAIVKASVGLSLRNLGRYSLALDPPDFAMSPRVGHIDMQNFTRADELIAIGQNETEAMIPKIMEQMEASLLKK; encoded by the coding sequence TTGACTAATCCGCTGAAGTTATCACTGGCGCTTGGCGGCGGCGCTGGGCTTGGCTGGACCCATATTGGAGTGCTCCGGGCACTCGAGGCGTCGCCGATAGAGATCGCGGCCATTTCAGGAACGTCCATCGGCGCGATTGCCGGGGCAAGCTATGCCGCTGGCAAGCTGGACTATCTCGAAGAAACCGCCCGCACCGCCAATTTCCGGACTTTACTGCGGTTCATGGACCCGCATTTCAAGCGGGGCGCAGTAATGGGCGCGCGAAATATCGAGAAAGAGCTCGACGCCCAGCTTGGCCATCTCAATTTTGAAGATCTGGCGATCCCGGTTGCAGCTGTCGCGGCCGATTTGCGGACGGGCGATACGATCATCATGAAAACCGGCAAACTGGTTCCTGCCATTCGTGCGTCCATGTCGCTGCCTGGTATCTTCAAACCAGTGGAGCATGACGGGCGATTATTGGTCGATGGCGGAACTGCATTGCCTGTTCCTGTGTCGCCAGCGCGCGAACTGGCGCCCAATGCATTATGCCTGTCGGTCAATCTGCAAGATGATTTCATCAACCGGGTGGAGATGGCCGGCATTACTCCTGCCGGCGGCAAAGAGCCTAATAGTATCGCCATAGTGAAGGCATCGGTTGGCTTGTCGCTGCGCAATCTTGGTCGCTATTCGCTGGCACTCGATCCACCTGATTTCGCGATGTCGCCTCGCGTCGGCCATATTGATATGCAGAATTTTACCCGAGCTGACGAGTTGATTGCCATCGGCCAAAATGAAACGGAAGCGATGATCCCGAAGATCATGGAACAGATGGAAGCTTCGTTGCTTAAAAAATAG
- a CDS encoding DUF2007 domain-containing protein translates to MNSLSLVELSRHMHGIEAEIIRGRLEAAGVGAVCFDSGVNIVEGAGIALPARVMVLADDLAEARAILAEDVALD, encoded by the coding sequence GTGAATAGCTTGAGCCTCGTCGAGCTTTCCCGTCATATGCATGGCATAGAGGCCGAGATCATCCGTGGGCGGCTGGAAGCGGCCGGCGTTGGCGCGGTATGTTTTGACAGTGGCGTGAATATTGTCGAGGGCGCAGGCATCGCGCTGCCAGCCCGCGTCATGGTGCTGGCGGATGACCTTGCCGAGGCAAGGGCGATTTTGGCGGAGGATGTGGCACTTGACTAA
- a CDS encoding pyridoxamine 5'-phosphate oxidase family protein, translating to MAEFFDALNEDHKAFIGKQPMFFVATAAADGRINLSPKGYDAFRVLGADRVAYLDLAGSGNETHAHMVAGQSDKGRVTIMFNNFENPALIMRLYGKGKPVLPQDDGWAALAEHFEILPGTRQIFDIQLDSVQTSCGWGVPRMELVNERETLVKYHRQSDPDAWLDKTAGRVKSIDGLATRATDRYFGVSE from the coding sequence ATGGCTGAATTTTTTGATGCACTGAATGAAGACCACAAGGCGTTCATTGGCAAACAACCCATGTTTTTTGTGGCGACCGCTGCCGCCGATGGCCGGATCAATCTTTCGCCCAAAGGCTATGATGCGTTTCGTGTCCTCGGCGCTGATCGGGTAGCCTATCTGGATCTTGCCGGTTCTGGCAATGAAACCCACGCGCATATGGTGGCTGGCCAGAGCGATAAAGGCCGGGTGACGATCATGTTCAACAATTTTGAAAACCCGGCTTTGATTATGCGCCTCTATGGCAAAGGCAAGCCAGTGCTTCCGCAAGACGACGGATGGGCGGCGCTGGCGGAGCACTTTGAGATTCTTCCGGGCACGCGGCAGATTTTCGATATTCAGCTGGATAGCGTGCAGACAAGTTGCGGCTGGGGTGTGCCCCGGATGGAACTGGTGAACGAGCGCGAAACGCTGGTGAAATATCATCGGCAATCTGATCCTGACGCCTGGCTCGACAAGACGGCGGGTCGTGTCAAAAGTATTGATGGCTTGGCAACGCGCGCGACCGACCGCTATTTTGGTGTGAGTGAATAG